Genomic window (Persephonella hydrogeniphila):
CAATCTTTGATGGTATTGTAAATTTAGGAAACTTTTTTGGTTCTATTCCTAATTTTTTTAGCGCTGGTTTTACATTTTCATTTTCCTCAGTGTAATCTCTAAAATCTGGTAAATCGGGAAGCCACCCCAATCCAATATCTATCCCTACTTTTAGATTTTCCATTTTACTCTCCCTCCCCTACAGGCTCTGTAGATGTTCCTAAAAATGCCCTTCCTGAAGCAAAGTATATATAAACGGGCTTTTCATTTCTTAAAACATCAAGAACATTTTCAAACATATGGGAAGGAAGGTGCATTCTGATAATCCCGTTCTGGACATAATCATTTTCAAAGAACATCCCCGGGTCATTAAATCTGACATAGGCAGTAGGTTTTCCGTTTTTGTCGTACAGAGTTATCTGTGCCCTATTCGTCTGGTAACCTGAAGGACTTCCATAAAATAAAATGTGATACTTCTTGATCTCTGTGGCCATTTTCCTAACCTCCTTTGTTTAGGAATTAATCTGAGAGATCTGCGAGTAAACACAACACAAAAAATTAAAAGGTTAATCTATGGATGTACTGGCTGATACAATAGGTGTTCAAAAAAATTTTCTGAAAAATTGGTTTTGGTAGTCTTAACAGGAAACTGATAGAGTATAAGAGGTTTAATTTTTAAATTTTTTTTTCGGTTATCTTTTAAAACTTTTCAAGATTTTCAGTATCTCTTTTTTCTGATTTATCCTTGCTACATCTACAGGAGTGATGCCGTTTTTATCTTTTATATACGGGTCTGCTCCCTGCATCAATAGAAGCTTTACTATATCTTTATGTCCGTAAAAAACAGCCCAGTGTAAGGCTGTACCTCCTTTTTCATCCTGATAGTTGACATTTGCTCCTTTTGCGATAGCGAGTCTTACTCTGTCAATATCTCCAAGCTGTGCAGCTACAATAAGCATATTGTTAGGGTCAGATGTGTCAATTCTCTGGCAGCTCCAAAAAATCAGAACCAGTATTATTACAGGATATATTTTTCTGAACATCTTACTCCCGAGCTTCTGTATTTTTAATATTGTACAAAATTCTAAGCTAAATATATTGTAGTATTTATTTACCTAATTAATTAAAAATTTATGGAGTTCCATGGATTTTATAAAAGATGAAGCTATAGTTTTAAGAAAATCTCCTGCAGGAGATTACGATCTGTCAATAACTGTGTATCTAAGAAAGTACGGTAAAGAGAATATATACATACCAAAGGGGCAGCTACTTAAATCTCCTTTTTTGCACGCAACAGAGCCTTTTACATGGTTTAAGGGGATATTTACAAAGAGAAGGGAGAAGTTTTTCATAAAAGAAATTGATAAATCAAGGGCTCTGGGTATTTTGATATCAAAAGAAAAAGATAGATTTGAAACAGCGTATTTTATAACAGAGCTGTTTAATAGATATGTTATCTTTCCAGATGAAAAGGTTTTTATACTTTTGAAAAAAAGTATCTATTATCTGACACAGGAGATAGATACAGAAGTTTTCAAACTGAATTTTCTCGCAAAGCTAATTTTTCTATCGGGGATTTTCCCAGAGGTAGATGTGTGTGTCAGATGTGGGAAAATGATTACAGAAAAAACTTACAAAATGTTTTCTATACCTGAAGGAGGAACAGTCTGTAAAAACTGCTCTAAATCAAAGTCTTACATCCAGTACTGTGATATAAAAAATCTCAGAGAGCTGAAGATTGTTAATTTTAAAAATCTCAATAAACTAAAAATAAAAAATGTAGGTAAACTACATCATCTTTTACTGGAGTATCTGTCTAAAAACTATTAGATATTTTCCTTCCCTTCCTCTACAGAAACATCTTTTAACCATTCTTTATTCTGGAGATACCATTGTACAGTTCTTTTAAGTCCTTCGTCTATATTAATCTCTGGTTTCCATCCAAGTAGACTTTCAGCTTTTTCTATATCAGCCCATGTTTCTTTCATGTCGGCTTTGTGGAATGGTTTGTATTCTATTTTTGCTTTTTTCCCTAAAAGATCTTCTATTTTCTGGATAATTGCTTTTAGAGAAATAGGATTTTTCCCACCTCCAAGATTGATGATCTCGTAGCCTAACGGTTTCATAGCTAATACAGTTCCCCTTGCTATATCATCAACATACGTAAAATCCCTTGCCTGCGAACCATCCCCAAAAAGTCTTATAGGAGTTCCTTCGTCTATCCATTTAATAAATCTGAATATACTCATATCTGGTCTTCCTGCTGGACCGTAAACAGTAAAGTACCTTACAACAGTTATATCCATATTGTACAAATAGTGGTACGTATAAGCCATTACCTCCGCAGCTTTTTTTGAGGCGGCATATGGAGAGATAGGAGTATTAACCGGGAGTGTTTCTTTAAATGGCATAGGCTGTCCTGCGTACAGTGAAGATGTTGAGGCAAGAACCATCTTTTTAATATCCTTTTCTTTCATCATCTCAAGGAGATTTAATGTTCCCTGAGCATTAGTCTGTAAATAAACATGGGGATTTTCCATAGAGTACCTTACTCCTGCCCTTGCAGCGAGATTCAAAACTGCATCAAAATTATAACTGTCAAACAGAACCTTTAAAGCCCCAAGATTCTGTATATCAATCTGGAAAAATCTGAAGTTTTCGTATTTTTCAAGATCTTTCTTTCTCCACTCCTTAAGCTTTACATCGTAGTAATGGTTCATATTATCTATTCCTATAACATTGAACCCACTTTCAAGAAGCAATTTGGCAGTTTTCCAGCCTATAAAACCAGCTGCACCTGTTACTAAAACTGTTTGTGTTCCTTTTGCTTGCATTTAACCTCTCCTGATATAATTTGAAACCTAAAAATTATAACATTTGTACGGAGTTGTTTATTGAAAGTCCTTCAGGTTGTTGATGGATACGGCTGGGGTGGAACTAAAGAACAGGTGTATCTGACCACCAGAGAACTAAAAAAGAAAGGAATAGATGTACACATAGCATTATCTTTTCAGTACGATGAAATGGTTAAAAAACTTAAACCTTATGGAGTTCCGGTACATTATTTTGAAAACCATATAAAGAATGCTCGGTACAGATGGGAAAACTACAGGAGATTAATAGATATAATAGACAGAAATGATTTTGATATTGTGGTTGGAAACTCTCCCCATGCTTTTGATTATGTAAGGATATCAAAAATTTTCCTTAAGACAAGACCAAAAATAATAAACGTAAAAAGGTCTGGGAGGGTTCCATCTTTTCTCTCAAAAGTTTTGAAATATTCTGCTGCAGATAGGATTGTTGTTGTTTCAAAGAATGTAGAAAAATACCTCAGGGAAAAAAACTTTCTTCCGGAAAAGCTTGTGACTATAGAAAGTGGAGTGGATCTTTCACGGTTTAAGCCAGAACCTGAAAGAAAGCTTGAGCTGAGAAAAAAATTAGGTTTCCCTTTAGACAAAAAAATATTTGTGAATGTAGCAAACTGGAATCCTGAAGTAAAGGCACAGGACAGACTTTTTGAGGCTTTTGTGAAGGCAGGTATACCTGATTCTCTACTTATTTTTGTAGGAAAAGATACAGATACAAAGATAAAAGAGCTTTCTGCAAAGTATAACACCGGTAATATTTTAGGTTTAGGCTTTAGAACAGATATACCTGATATATTAAATGCTTCTGATTATTTTGTACTCTCATCTTACCTTGAAGGGATTGCAGGAGCTTTACTTCAGGCTATGGCCACTGGAAAGATTGTTTTGTCAACCCTTGCAGGGGGAATAGATGAGTATCTTTTAGACGGGTACAACGGATTTTCTGTTAATGTAGGAGATTTTGAGGCTTTAAAAGAAAAGATGATAGTAATGAGCAGATTATCTGATGAAGAGTACAGCAGAATTTCT
Coding sequences:
- a CDS encoding ankyrin repeat domain-containing protein; amino-acid sequence: MFRKIYPVIILVLIFWSCQRIDTSDPNNMLIVAAQLGDIDRVRLAIAKGANVNYQDEKGGTALHWAVFYGHKDIVKLLLMQGADPYIKDKNGITPVDVARINQKKEILKILKSFKR
- the recO gene encoding DNA repair protein RecO translates to MDFIKDEAIVLRKSPAGDYDLSITVYLRKYGKENIYIPKGQLLKSPFLHATEPFTWFKGIFTKRREKFFIKEIDKSRALGILISKEKDRFETAYFITELFNRYVIFPDEKVFILLKKSIYYLTQEIDTEVFKLNFLAKLIFLSGIFPEVDVCVRCGKMITEKTYKMFSIPEGGTVCKNCSKSKSYIQYCDIKNLRELKIVNFKNLNKLKIKNVGKLHHLLLEYLSKNY
- a CDS encoding SDR family NAD(P)-dependent oxidoreductase — translated: MQAKGTQTVLVTGAAGFIGWKTAKLLLESGFNVIGIDNMNHYYDVKLKEWRKKDLEKYENFRFFQIDIQNLGALKVLFDSYNFDAVLNLAARAGVRYSMENPHVYLQTNAQGTLNLLEMMKEKDIKKMVLASTSSLYAGQPMPFKETLPVNTPISPYAASKKAAEVMAYTYHYLYNMDITVVRYFTVYGPAGRPDMSIFRFIKWIDEGTPIRLFGDGSQARDFTYVDDIARGTVLAMKPLGYEIINLGGGKNPISLKAIIQKIEDLLGKKAKIEYKPFHKADMKETWADIEKAESLLGWKPEINIDEGLKRTVQWYLQNKEWLKDVSVEEGKENI
- a CDS encoding glycosyltransferase family 4 protein produces the protein MKVLQVVDGYGWGGTKEQVYLTTRELKKKGIDVHIALSFQYDEMVKKLKPYGVPVHYFENHIKNARYRWENYRRLIDIIDRNDFDIVVGNSPHAFDYVRISKIFLKTRPKIINVKRSGRVPSFLSKVLKYSAADRIVVVSKNVEKYLREKNFLPEKLVTIESGVDLSRFKPEPERKLELRKKLGFPLDKKIFVNVANWNPEVKAQDRLFEAFVKAGIPDSLLIFVGKDTDTKIKELSAKYNTGNILGLGFRTDIPDILNASDYFVLSSYLEGIAGALLQAMATGKIVLSTLAGGIDEYLLDGYNGFSVNVGDFEALKEKMIVMSRLSDEEYSRISKNAVETAQNYSIEKTADKYIKLFEEMVYEK